The following is a genomic window from Paenibacillus sp. FSL R5-0766.
AGCCTGTACTTTCCTCCATTACCTCCATACTTCTATCTACAGTCAATGGTGCAACATCCGTCTCCTTGCCCCAATCTGCTAACGCAATACGTACATTATCTGGTATGCCTGTCAGCGCATATTGATCCAGAAACTCTATCACTTCATGTAATGCATACCCTCTGGCTATGGCCGAAATGAATCGTTCTCTTGTCAAACGGTAGATGGACATTCGATCACGCGTCACCCGTTCTGCGTATTGCTCCAGCATCCAGATTACATCAGGCCCTGCTTCCGGCGCTACCAACACTTCGAAATCAGGCTGCATGTAAAATCCACACGGCTCCGCCTCACTTACCATCTCTTGTTCTCGATATAACAGGCTATGCGGTTCGATCAGCCAACGGAATGCCAGCGCTCCCGACTGATCTTCTCCGATGTCACCATAACCCCAGCCAGCTAGTGCGCAGAGCCAGCCCCTAACCCGTGGTTTCAATTCCGAATTCTCTATATGGCACCATATGTTTTTTTCTGAAGCAAACAATGCCAATTGATAACGGAAATGCTGCAACGCGGGTTCAGCTTCTCCGTATCTTTCCATACACGCTTGATATATTTCCCGATGCATCTGTCTCCACGAGAGCTTCAACCATGTTTGTAATCGATGATCTACAATCTGAATTCGTCCATCTGACTTCTGAGCCAGATTCAGACTGAGCAGTAGATCGAGAAGGATCGCTACGTGGGTCGGATACAAATCCGAATGTTCATATCGGATACCCAGACCTTCAAAGTCTGTCGAAGATAATACCGTGATCACACTTAATTTTTGAACACTTTTCTTATGTATAGTGCCCTTCCCTGTCAAAGGAAGTCCTTCTCTTTCGATCCACGCGATCAGATGAAGCAGCTCTGCAGCAATATCCGGCTTTCCCTCCTGTAGTACTTGAGCATGCTGTGCCATCTGTTCAACGGTTATGCCCACTCTTTGTGCGTAAGCAATCGTCAATGTCTCCATCAGCGAAGCAGGAATATAGAATAATCGCTCCCCCCAACTCTTATATACAGATTCAATCCATTTTTGCTGCCTAAGGCTGGCGAATGAAGAATTGGCTTCTGCGACACTTAGTCCTTCGATGGCCCACTGTTCTCGCGGCAGGAGGGAGGAAAAAGGCTGACCGGCATGTTTGTGAAAAATTGCACCAAGCACTTTTTGTTCCACCAAAGACAGCTTTGACCATGAATCAAGGTTCAGTTCCACCGGCTCATCTATTGGTTCAAATAAAGACATATCCAATCCCTCCTGTTTGCGCGAGTATAAATGGACTATTCGTTCTCATGAACGATGGCATATTCATATCCCTGCTCCACCAAGAACATC
Proteins encoded in this region:
- a CDS encoding helicase-associated domain-containing protein; this encodes MSLFEPIDEPVELNLDSWSKLSLVEQKVLGAIFHKHAGQPFSSLLPREQWAIEGLSVAEANSSFASLRQQKWIESVYKSWGERLFYIPASLMETLTIAYAQRVGITVEQMAQHAQVLQEGKPDIAAELLHLIAWIEREGLPLTGKGTIHKKSVQKLSVITVLSSTDFEGLGIRYEHSDLYPTHVAILLDLLLSLNLAQKSDGRIQIVDHRLQTWLKLSWRQMHREIYQACMERYGEAEPALQHFRYQLALFASEKNIWCHIENSELKPRVRGWLCALAGWGYGDIGEDQSGALAFRWLIEPHSLLYREQEMVSEAEPCGFYMQPDFEVLVAPEAGPDVIWMLEQYAERVTRDRMSIYRLTRERFISAIARGYALHEVIEFLDQYALTGIPDNVRIALADWGKETDVAPLTVDRSMEVMEESTGSADDPKLLEKDMLSGVYSSFYTPDNQGLVDVPASLHGLERDHSVIEKKFSLLGFEEIPETWYKEWRRYHSSTARQIAAKAIEWQTKLGIQQENRTQYLIPHQVEGHEQWTLSGWCMLDSSENTSETEWRTFSPSEWDTMRLILPDDVIT